The genomic segment CGTCCGCGTCTCCACCAGCATCTGGTCGGCGTTGTTGTAGAGCGACGGATCTTTCAGCAGCTTGCCTGCTGAGCCCTCGCCGGCCTCGAGCCGGTCAGCGATCTTCGAAATGCGGTCGAGCGTGATGTCGAGCTTGCGCGCCAGTTCCTCGTCCTTGGCGAGCTTGCCGATGGCGCCTTTACCGGCGTTGATGTCGGCCACCAGGGTGTGCGCCTCGTTCACCGTGCTCTTCAGCTTCGCGGCCATCTCCTGGTCTTTGAGCAGGACGCCGACCGTACCCTTGCCGCCGTTGATGTCGTCCACGATCCTGTTCATCTTGTCGACGGCGGAATTCAGCTTCTGGTAGAGCTCGTCGCTGTAGATCAGCTTGCCCACCGAGCCCTTGCCCGAACTGATGTCGGCAACCATGCCCTGCACCTGGCCGAGCGTTTGCGTCAGCCGGTTGTAGAGCGTGGGATCGTTGATGAACTTGCCCACCGATCCCTGGCCGTTCTCAATCGTGCCCACGATCCGGTCCAGGCGCTGGACCAGCGTCTGGATGTTCTGCAGCGTGCCCTGGCTGGCGCGAACAACGTCCTGAATGTCGGGACGGTCGCGGATAGGCAGCTCATCACCATTCTGCGCCGGCGGCGACTTCTGCGCCTGCGTGCTGTCAATGTCCACGAATGTTTCGCCCAGCACGCCGGCCGTGCTCAGCGAGACCTGCGATTCCTTGCGGACGTCGAAGGCGTATCGCGTGCTGATCTTCATGCCGACTTCCACCGGCGTCTGCGGGCGGCCCGCCACGATCCGGATGGAGGTCACGTTGCCGATGTCCACGCCGTGCAGCCGAACCGGCGCGCCCACCCGCAGTCCGCCGGCGTTGTCGAAATACGCGCGAATGAAAATCTTCCGGGTGAAGATGCCGGTAGTGCCGCTCATCAGAAAGATGAGGACCGCCAGAGCGAGACTGGCGAAGATGACCGTCAGACCGACACGCAACTGCGACCATCTCACCTGTTTCTGGCTAGGCAACCGTCCTCCCAAGTTGAAGGGGCAGAGGCCGCGATTCTAGCAGATGCTCCGCGCATCGCAGCATCGGC from the Terriglobales bacterium genome contains:
- a CDS encoding MlaD family protein: MPSQKQVRWSQLRVGLTVIFASLALAVLIFLMSGTTGIFTRKIFIRAYFDNAGGLRVGAPVRLHGVDIGNVTSIRIVAGRPQTPVEVGMKISTRYAFDVRKESQVSLSTAGVLGETFVDIDSTQAQKSPPAQNGDELPIRDRPDIQDVVRASQGTLQNIQTLVQRLDRIVGTIENGQGSVGKFINDPTLYNRLTQTLGQVQGMVADISSGKGSVGKLIYSDELYQKLNSAVDKMNRIVDDINGGKGTVGVLLKDQEMAAKLKSTVNEAHTLVADINAGKGAIGKLAKDEELARKLDITLDRISKIADRLEAGEGSAGKLLKDPSLYNNADQMLVETRTLVKAIRENPKKYLTIHFRIF